In Crassostrea angulata isolate pt1a10 chromosome 6, ASM2561291v2, whole genome shotgun sequence, a genomic segment contains:
- the LOC128189242 gene encoding uncharacterized protein LOC128189242: MMVSSSMFLLGYCISTIYSCFAISADSCIMNSLSMKHEQKTFADLLLEERNMIFFNLVFNQSNSDKFVEERKLERWVWVANDYRYILSYPEDVDVFSFGLLKAKQGTIEVEINMGNLTEACKSHFNSYLAQHISKIVQRNSSITDNAFNPSEGYICHSKLEIGNLKQKVSDFSAVKLGYQFWCYTDNNTCAVVEKSYVNYIVIFIIFFTYCFYPLAIESAFYIEDKKTVQGSYYMSESPYSPSVFCKRILFAGNNKYLATLRIISLVTALTTGIYYIKSEVHDRCNCLLRSSNDNQSFQHAENMYINNKFAVALGVIQFLMINICVLVNSNGILDDFIILDTTNSCKPGTFLKTVKVSEFLLEDDEERNQDKEQIEQRNNLVSRKIQKIFLVLTYSFWSKLFFINSCTRSCCCNKDNGCVCFSVRIQSGICFFINVALVLGSTFCPLVSNVYIFFVNFLNVVTCKGCKALISCVWEKCKKKICDEQSKHTGNEEICKGEINENVNDISKTESCKNFWLQSFSHGITIFLLVLMYKLSFNIFFCGLSYVIQFFIFTLLLAVPHFPIQYYVYIIFFTSVIIYISRFLFQFIKLYRNLLETILEIQEQTSIPINHFDRIVAKHFPLSNELFYLLVKIMLSGLFFAIIYDTMQNVGYIRFGAQPDLTTIISLIFLFGPPRIVEAMLVRDFTSRVHMKEKEIKDELVKIKAEKDTKRSKSNKTMSILHAVLTEEERELTSVKKCIECWRKVRPGEAYTTEEKTPGCCLCIFSLLCCGCCNFAFDDKGNSKCCVKLKKKSKTKKRFEEESTTSKEETSTSEEETSEKPTNNRCNYVPDCFWCRWLGMFFCGCCNFPLDDEGNCKCCVILTTNAKSNKTTDSSEEHYKIPCLCVKDCLNKDTGENPEEKMNLFNELKTDTLYKITVDTVDEIRPRIIYNAKAEIINDGIIELEKISISDKSDENKQRNENNSNETSIEKSNESINNCSENELSTKPKIIDIVSQKDEHDNGKNNAFGNAGNARTADAADEKLQQHETSNSNETGNESVKIVYERSAIGPFAKPGTKNKVAAIIEHGASKPSLIKEENDNHLDKESENQDNEEHKGKDIEDTKYKVDESIELQSFKTKL, from the exons GGTTTCTTCCAGCATGTTTCTCCTGGGTTACTGTATATCAACCATATACAGTTGTTTTGCCATTTCGGCTGATTCCTGCATCATGAATTCATTATCAATGAAACACGAGCAGAAAACATTTGCAGACCTTCTGCTTGAGGAacgaaatatgattttttttaatttggttttcAATCAATCAAATTCTGATAAATTTGTGGAGGAAAGAAAATTAGAAAGATGGGTTTGGGTTGCCAACGACTATCGATATATTTTGAGTTATCCTGAAGATGTGGATGTTTTCAGCTTTGGTTTATTGAAAGCTAAACAAGGTACCATAGAAGTGGAAATAAACATGGGGAATCTAACCGAAGCTTGTAAGAGTCATTTCAATTCCTACTTGGCTCAACATATTTCAAAGATTGTACAGAGAAACAGTTCAATCACAGATAACGCCTTCAACCCATCTGAAGGATACATATGCCATTCTAAGCTTGAAATTGGCAACTTGAAACAAAAAGTCAGCGATTTTTCCGCTGTTAAACTTGGGTATCAATTCTGGTGTTACACGGACAACAACACATGTGCGGTTGTAGAGAAgtcatatgtaaactacatagtcatctttataatattttttacctaTTGTTTTTATCCCCTTGCAATAGAATCCGCATTTTATATAGAAGATAAAAAAACGGTTCAGGGTTCATATTATATGTCCGAGTCTCCCTATAGTCCTTCAGTGTTTTGTAAGCGAATTCTTTTCGCAGGAAATAATAAATACCTAGCAACGCTGCGTATAATATCATTAGTAACAGCCCTAACAACTGGAATTTATTACATCAAATCAGAGGTCCATGACCGTTGTAACTGTTTGTTGAGGTCTTCAAATGATAATCAAAGTTTTCAGCATGCAGAAAATATGTATATCAACAATAAATTTGCTGTAGCTTTAGGAGTTATACAATTTCTGATGATCAATATATGTGTTCTGGTAAATtctaatggtattttagatgatTTCATTATTTTGGATACCACAAACAGTTGTAAACCAGGCACGTTTTTAAAAACAGTGAAAGTCTCTGAATTTTTATTAGAAGATGACGAGGAAAGAAATCAAGACAAGGAACAAATAGAACAGAGAAATAATTTAGTGTCccgaaaaattcaaaaaatatttcttgtacTGACTTATTCCttttggtcaaaattatttttcattaatagtTGCACACGCTCATGTTGTTGTAATAAAGACAACGGTTGCGTATGTTTCAGTGTGCGCATACAGTCAGGCATTTGTTTCTTTATAAATGTTGCCCTTGTGTTAGGTAGTACGTTTTGCCCTTTGGtttcaaatgtttacatattttttgtcaatttcttAAATGTAGTAACTTGTAAAGGATGTAAAGCATTAATATCGTGTGTTTGGGAAAAATGTAAGAAAA AAATATGCGATGAACAGAGTAAGCACACCGGTAATGAGGAAATTTGTAAGGGAGAAATAAACGAAAAtgttaatgatatttcaaaGACTGAGTCTTGTAAGAATTTCTGGTTACAGTCATTTTCTCACGGCATTACGATTTTTCTCCTTGTTTTGATGTACAAGTTAtcattcaatatctttttttgtgGTTTGAGCTATGTAATAcaattctttatatttacattgttACTGGCTGTGCCTCATTTTCCAATTCAATattatgtttacattattttttttacatctgttatcatttatatttccaggtttctttttcaattcatAAAACTTTACAGAAATTTATTGGAAACAATTCTCGAAATCCAAGAGCAAACTAGTATTccaattaatcattttgataggATCGTTGCAAAACACTTTCCTTTATCTAACGAACTGTTTTACTTGCTTGTGAAAATAATGCTTTCGGGTCTATTTTTTGcaataatatatgatacaatgcagAATGTAGGTTATATAAGATTTGGAGCACAGCCAGATTTGACTACTATTATttccttgatttttttatttggaccACCACGTATAGTAGAGGCAATGTTGGTGAGAGACTTTACAAGTCGTGTTCacatgaaagaaaaggaaattaAAGATGAACTTGTAAAAATTAAAGCGGAGAAGGATACTAAAAGATCAAAGTCTAATAAAACAATGTCAATTCTTCATGCAGTTTTAACTGAAGAAGAGAGGGAACTcacttctgtgaaaaaatgtaTAGAATGCTGGAGAAAAGTAAGACCCGGAGAAGCATACACAACAGAAGAGAAAACACCTGGATGCTGTCTTTGTATTTTCAGCTTGCTGTGTTGTGGCTGTTGCAACTTTGCGTTTGATGATAAAGGAAATAGTAAATGTTgtgtcaaattgaaaaaaaaatccaaaacaaaAAAGAGATTTGAAGAGGAATCAACCACATCGAAAGAGGAAACATCCACATCGGAAGAAGAAACATCCGAAAAACCCACAAACAACCGTTGTAATTATGTACCAGACTGCTTTTGGTGTAGGTGGTTAGGCATGTTTTTCTGTGGCTGTTGTAATTTTCCGTTAGACGATGAAGGAAATTGTAAATGTTGCGTCATATTGACAACAAATGCCAAATCAAATAAGACAACCGACAGCTCTGAAGAACATTATAAAATTCCGTGTTTATGTGTAAAAGACTGTCTAAACAAAGACACTGGCGAAAACCCTGAAGAGAAAATGAATCTTTTTAACGAACTTAAAACAGACACTTTATACAAAATAACAGTAGATACTGTTGATGAAATCAGACCCCGCATCATATACAATGCCAAAGCTGAAATTATAAACGACGGCATAATAGAGCTTGAAAAAATAAGCATTTCAGATAAATCCGATGAAAACAAACaacgaaatgaaaataacagtaATGAAACTAGCATAGAAAAAAGCAATGAAAGCATTAACAATTGTTCGGAAAATGAGCTCAGTACAAAACCTAAAATAATAGATATTGTATCCCAAAAAGATGAACATGACAATGGAAAAAACAACGCGTTCGGCAATGCAGGAAATGCTCGCACCGCAGACGCTGCCGATGAAAAATTACAACAGCATGAAACCAGCAACAGTAATGAAACTGGCAACGAAAGTGTTAAGATCGTATATGAACGTTCTGCAATTGGACCCTTTGCAAAACCCGGTACTAAAAATAAAGTTGCCGCAATAATTGAACATGGTGCCAGTAAACCAAGCCTcattaaagaagaaaatgataATCACTTAGACAAAGAATCTGAAAATCAAGACAACGAAGAACATAAAGGAAAAGACATTGAAGATACTAAATATAAAGTCGATGAAAGCATTGAACTTCAATCTTTTAAAACTAAACTCTaa